One genomic window of Anaeromyxobacter diazotrophicus includes the following:
- a CDS encoding sulfite exporter TauE/SafE family protein: MLTFVLLALAGFAAGVINAVAGGGSLISFPALLHTGMGARIANATNTAAVWPGSAASVWPYRRIIAAEGHRAKVLAWPSLVGGLAGSWLLLHTSEAAFTAVVPWLILLACALLALQGRVAAFVARRAGETPSRVPLVLVGLQLLISVYGGYFGAGIGILMLSAMAIFIPDGLQAANGLKVLFATLINGISMVYFLAVGAVRLPEACLMAATSIAGGLVGAHIAQRLPGGVLRLVVILYGVVVAGKLLFFK, translated from the coding sequence GTGCTCACCTTCGTCCTGCTCGCCCTGGCCGGCTTCGCGGCCGGCGTCATCAACGCCGTCGCCGGCGGCGGCTCGCTCATCTCCTTCCCCGCGCTGCTCCACACCGGGATGGGGGCGCGCATCGCCAACGCCACCAACACCGCCGCCGTGTGGCCGGGGAGCGCCGCCTCGGTCTGGCCCTACCGCCGCATCATCGCCGCCGAGGGGCACCGCGCGAAGGTGCTCGCCTGGCCCTCCCTGGTGGGCGGGCTGGCGGGCTCGTGGCTGCTGCTCCACACCTCCGAGGCGGCCTTCACGGCGGTGGTGCCGTGGCTCATCCTGCTCGCCTGCGCGCTCCTGGCGCTGCAGGGCCGGGTGGCCGCCTTCGTCGCCCGGCGGGCCGGCGAGACGCCGTCGCGCGTCCCGCTGGTCCTCGTCGGGCTCCAGCTCCTCATCTCGGTGTACGGGGGCTACTTCGGGGCCGGCATCGGCATCCTGATGCTGTCCGCCATGGCCATCTTCATCCCGGACGGCCTGCAGGCGGCGAACGGGCTCAAGGTCCTGTTCGCCACCCTCATCAACGGGATCTCGATGGTCTACTTCCTGGCGGTGGGCGCCGTCCGCCTGCCGGAGGCGTGCCTGATGGCGGCCACCTCCATCGCCGGGGGCCTCGTCGGCGCCCACATCGCGCAGCGCCTCCCGGGAGGCGTGCTGCGGCTGGTGGTCATCCTGTACGGCGTGGTGGTGGCGGGGAAGCTGCTCTTCTTCAAGTGA
- a CDS encoding CBS domain-containing protein, translating into MMTKTKVRDWMTPNPITIDAEATVVEAIHLLKEKNVRRLPVMKHGRLVGIVTERMLLSFSPGKSTSLDTWELHYLLARTPVTEAMNPKPHTVTPETELADAAQLIRDRKLNGITVVNEHGDLVGILTTTNALEALIAFAKDAAAQK; encoded by the coding sequence CCGAACCCCATCACCATCGACGCCGAGGCGACGGTGGTGGAGGCGATCCACCTGCTGAAGGAGAAGAACGTCCGGCGGCTCCCGGTGATGAAGCACGGGCGCCTGGTGGGGATCGTGACCGAGCGGATGCTGCTCTCCTTCTCGCCCGGGAAGTCCACCTCCCTCGACACCTGGGAGCTGCACTACCTCCTGGCGCGGACGCCGGTGACCGAGGCGATGAACCCGAAGCCGCACACGGTCACGCCCGAGACCGAGCTCGCCGACGCGGCCCAGCTCATCCGCGACCGCAAGCTCAACGGCATCACGGTGGTGAACGAGCACGGCGACCTGGTGGGGATCCTCACCACCACCAACGCGCTCGAGGCGCTCATCGCGTTCGCGAAGGACGCGGCGGCGCAGAAGTAA